In Octopus bimaculoides isolate UCB-OBI-ISO-001 chromosome 28, ASM119413v2, whole genome shotgun sequence, the following are encoded in one genomic region:
- the LOC106878358 gene encoding zinc finger protein ZFP2, with protein sequence ICGKSFSVNSALTIHKRTHTGERPYHCITCGKSFSTSSTLTTHKRIHTGERPYHCVTCGKSFSINSGLTQHKRTHTGEKPHHCITCGKSFSKISGLTQHKRTHTGEKPYHCDICDKTFTENRNLRRHKRIHTGEKPFPCVTCGKSFSSSSGLTNHKRIHTGVKPFHCVVCDKSFSRKITLTTHKCIHTREKPYTCDICGKAFSDSFVFREHRRIHSGERPSKTFVLQAIHTNSPGIIYKLTRL encoded by the coding sequence atctgtggtaaatcattctctgtaaacagtgccttaactatacacaaacgtactcatacaggagaaagaccatATCACTGTATTacctgtggcaaatcattctctacaAGCAGtaccttaactacacacaaacgtattcatacaggagaaagaccatatcactgtgttacctgtggtaaatcattctctataaACAGTGGCTTAACTcagcacaaacgtactcataccggagagaaaccacatcactgtattacctgtggcaaatcattctctaaaaTCAGTGGCTTAACTcagcacaaacgtactcataccggagagaaaccatatcactgtgatatctgtgacaaGACATTCACTGAAAATCGTAACTTAAgaagacacaaacgtattcatacaggagagaagccatttcctTGTGTTacctgtggcaaatcattctcttcaAGCAGTGGCTTAactaatcacaaacgtattcacactggagtgaagccatttcactgtgttGTCTGTGATAAGTCATTCTCTCGAAAAATTACCTTAAcgacacacaaatgtattcatacaagagagaagccatatacctgtgatatctgtggcaaagcaTTCTCTGACAGTTTTGTCTTTAGAGAACACAGACGCATCCACTCAGGAGAGAGACCATCAAAAACATTTGTGTTACAAGCAATTCATACTAATTCTCCAGGAATTATTTATAAGCTGACACGTTtgtaa